Part of the Panicum virgatum strain AP13 chromosome 4N, P.virgatum_v5, whole genome shotgun sequence genome is shown below.
CCCCGACCTGACTGTCACTGCTTGTGTTGGATGATTGGATCTGCAGATGCGGGGCGCGTCCAGCACCACGCCGCTCACCGTCAAGCAGATCGCCGACGCGCACCAATCTGCCAACGGCGACAAGGGCGCCCCCTTCGTCGTCGACGGCGTCGAGACGGCTAATGTACTGCGCCTTCTCTTTCGCTCGTTTCTGTTTGCCCTCTTCCGGCGGTTAATTCGGGGGTTTTTGCAGATTAGACTTGTGGGGATGGTCAACGGCAAGGCGGAGAGGACCACCGATGTGTCGTTCACGCTCGACGACGGCACAGGCCGCCTCGATTTCATTAGATGGTCACACCATTTCCATGAATTGATTATCACCTGCTGCTCTACATTccaatcttttttttcctccactttaacaaaagaaaaaaaacactttTTTGTAAGAAAAAAATACTATGTCTTTTCTCCtgtaattgcattgcattgatCGATACTAAGCAGGAGTACTTTTTAGTAGCATACTGCTAGCTGTCGTCAGAATTGAGGCACTCATATGTTGATCCCCTGCAATGTCCAAATCGTAGCCATTTGTTACTTGATAATTAAACGCCACTTTTAGCAACAGTAAGGACCTACAGACTTTCCATATGTAAACACTGATTGATTCAACACAACGAATGCCCTGGCTTATCATGTTCATTATATCTGCAGTTAGCCAATTTAGTAACAGATTTCCTTGCACATAGTTAATTATCACATGGTAGTGAATGGTACCTGTTCCTGCTCACAGGGTGAATGATGCTTCCGATTCTTCTGAAACTGCTGCTATTCAGTAAGTATAAGCTATAGGCTTTCCGTTGTTCCTAAAGCATTTCACTATCTTCCCTTTTCTGGAAGTCATCACCTTTTACTCTCTTTCAACCTGCTTATCAGGAATGGTATGTACATCTCTGTCATTGGTAGCATCAAGGGACTTCAAGAGCGAAAGCGTGCCACTGCTTTCTCAATCAGGTATCCTTGGCAGTAAATTCATTTGAGCTGAATGACTCTTGCAATGCAGCATACAAATAAACATATGGATTTTATTTCAGGCCTGTAACTGATTTCAATGAGGTTATGCTGCATTTCATTCAGTGTGTTCGGATGCATATAGAGAACACTAAATCTAAGGTATCACACTGAATTGTGCTAAGCTCCTTGAAATACTCCCATGATATTATCT
Proteins encoded:
- the LOC120671542 gene encoding replication protein A 32 kDa subunit A-like isoform X1, with translation MSQPDFSPSQFSQSQNAAADATAPSKMRGASSTTPLTVKQIADAHQSANGDKGAPFVVDGVETANIRLVGMVNGKAERTTDVSFTLDDGTGRLDFIRWVNDASDSSETAAIQNGMYISVIGSIKGLQERKRATAFSIRPVTDFNEVMLHFIQCVRMHIENTKSKVGSPARTSSSMGVSVSNGFSESSTPTSLKSNPAPMTSGANGNDTDLNTHVLNIFREPANIESEHGVHIDEVVKRLKLPEEKIKEAIVYNVDVGHIYSTIDDFHFKSALTD
- the LOC120671542 gene encoding replication protein A 32 kDa subunit A-like isoform X2, with amino-acid sequence MSQPDFSPSQFSQSQNAAADATAPSKMRGASSTTPLTVKQIADAHQSANGDKGAPFVVDGVETANIRLVGMVNGKAERTTDVSFTLDDGTGRLDFIRWVNDASDSSETAAIQNGMYISVIGSIKGLQERKRATAFSIRPVTDFNEVMLHFIQCVRMHIENTKSKGVSVSNGFSESSTPTSLKSNPAPMTSGANGNDTDLNTHVLNIFREPANIESEHGVHIDEVVKRLKLPEEKIKEAIVYNVDVGHIYSTIDDFHFKSALTD